A part of Pseudomonas lutea genomic DNA contains:
- a CDS encoding NAD-dependent epimerase/dehydratase family protein, which yields MKILITGAGGFIGGRFARFALEQGLSVRVSGRRAEGVEHLVRLGAEFIQGDLCDPELVQALCDDVEAVVHCAGAEGTWGRRQDFHQGNVQVTENVVEACLKQRVRRLVHLSSPSIYFDGQSHLGIREEQVPKRFGNHYAATKYLAEQKVFGAEEFGLEVIALRPRFVTGAGDTSIFPRLLEMQRKKRLSIIGNGLNKVDFTSIQNLNEALLSSLLAAGSALGKAYNISNGAPVPLWDVVNYAMRQLQLPPVTRYRSYALAYSAAAMNEAACFAWPGQPEPTLSRLGVQVMNRDFTLDISRARHYLDYQPEVSVWTALDEFCGWWKARHGGPV from the coding sequence ATGAAAATTCTGATCACCGGCGCAGGCGGCTTCATCGGCGGACGCTTCGCGCGTTTTGCCCTGGAGCAGGGCTTGAGCGTCCGGGTCAGCGGCCGCCGTGCGGAGGGTGTCGAGCACCTGGTCAGGCTCGGCGCCGAGTTCATACAGGGTGATCTTTGCGACCCAGAGCTGGTTCAGGCGCTGTGCGACGACGTCGAGGCCGTGGTGCATTGCGCCGGTGCGGAAGGCACATGGGGACGGCGTCAGGATTTTCATCAGGGCAATGTTCAAGTCACTGAGAACGTCGTCGAAGCGTGCCTGAAACAGCGGGTTCGGCGGCTCGTGCATTTGTCGTCGCCGTCGATCTATTTCGATGGCCAGTCGCACCTCGGTATCCGTGAGGAACAGGTGCCCAAGCGCTTCGGCAATCACTACGCCGCGACCAAATACCTGGCCGAGCAGAAAGTGTTTGGCGCCGAAGAATTTGGCCTGGAGGTGATCGCGCTGCGTCCGCGCTTCGTCACAGGCGCCGGCGATACCAGCATCTTCCCGAGGCTGCTGGAGATGCAGCGCAAAAAACGCCTGTCGATCATCGGCAACGGCCTGAACAAGGTCGATTTCACCAGCATCCAGAACCTCAATGAAGCATTGCTCAGCAGCCTGCTGGCGGCGGGTTCGGCGTTGGGGAAAGCCTATAACATCAGCAATGGCGCACCGGTGCCGCTCTGGGACGTGGTCAATTACGCCATGCGCCAACTGCAGCTGCCGCCGGTCACGCGCTATCGGTCCTACGCGCTGGCCTACAGCGCAGCCGCCATGAACGAGGCGGCATGTTTCGCCTGGCCGGGACAACCTGAACCCACGCTGTCGCGGTTAGGTGTGCAGGTGATGAACCGGGATTTCACGCTTGATATCAGCCGCGCCAGGCATTATCTGGATTACCAGCCTGAAGTCAGCGTGTGGACAGCCCTCGACGAGTTCTGCGGCTGGTGGAAAGCCCGGCACGGCGGGCCGGTGTAA
- a CDS encoding fumarate hydratase, protein MTVIKQDDLIQSVADALQFISYYHPVDFIQAMHEAYLREESPAARDSMAQILINSRMCATGHRPICQDTGIVTVFVRVGMDVRWDGATMGLDDMINEGVRRAYNLPENVLRASILADPAGARKNTKDNTPAVIHYSIVPGNTVEVDVAAKGGGSENKSKMAMLNPSDSIVDWVLKTVPTMGAGWCPPGMLGIGIGGTAEKAAVMAKEVLMESIDIHELKARGPSNKLEEMRLELFEKVNQLGIGAQGLGGLTTVLDVKIMDYPTHAASLPVCMIPNCAATRHAHFVLDGSGPASLEAPPLDAYPEIVWEAGPSARRVNLDTLTPEDVQSWKPGETVLLNGKMLTGRDAAHKRMVEMLNKGESLPVDLKGRFIYYVGPVDPVGDEVVGPAGPTTATRMDKFTRQILEQTGLLGMIGKSERGPTAIEAIRDNKAVYLMAVGGAAYLVAQAIKKSQVLAFPELGMEAIYEFEVKDMPVTVAVDSKGESVHITGPAIWQKKISESLAVEVQ, encoded by the coding sequence ATGACCGTGATCAAGCAAGATGACCTGATCCAGAGTGTCGCTGACGCCTTGCAGTTCATTTCCTACTACCACCCCGTGGATTTCATCCAGGCCATGCACGAGGCCTACCTGCGTGAAGAGTCCCCCGCTGCACGCGACTCCATGGCCCAGATTCTGATCAATTCGCGCATGTGCGCCACCGGCCATCGCCCGATCTGCCAGGACACCGGCATCGTCACCGTTTTTGTCCGCGTCGGCATGGACGTGCGCTGGGATGGCGCCACCATGGGCCTGGACGACATGATCAACGAAGGCGTGCGTCGCGCCTACAATTTGCCGGAAAACGTCCTGCGCGCCTCGATCCTCGCCGATCCGGCCGGTGCCCGCAAGAACACCAAGGACAACACCCCTGCCGTGATCCACTACTCCATTGTCCCCGGCAATACCGTGGAAGTGGACGTAGCGGCCAAAGGTGGCGGCTCGGAAAACAAATCGAAAATGGCGATGCTCAACCCCTCCGACTCAATCGTCGACTGGGTGCTGAAAACCGTGCCGACGATGGGTGCTGGCTGGTGCCCGCCGGGCATGCTGGGGATCGGCATCGGCGGCACCGCCGAGAAAGCGGCAGTCATGGCCAAGGAAGTCTTGATGGAATCCATCGACATCCACGAGCTGAAGGCACGCGGCCCGTCAAACAAGCTGGAAGAAATGCGTCTGGAGCTGTTCGAGAAGGTCAACCAGTTGGGCATCGGTGCCCAGGGCCTCGGCGGTCTGACCACCGTGCTCGATGTCAAGATCATGGATTACCCGACCCACGCCGCCTCGCTGCCGGTCTGCATGATCCCCAACTGTGCCGCCACCCGTCACGCTCATTTCGTGCTCGATGGCTCCGGCCCTGCTTCCCTCGAAGCGCCGCCGCTGGATGCCTACCCTGAGATCGTCTGGGAAGCCGGCCCGTCGGCTCGCCGCGTCAACCTCGACACCCTGACACCGGAAGACGTGCAGAGCTGGAAGCCGGGCGAAACCGTCCTGCTCAACGGCAAGATGCTCACCGGCCGCGACGCCGCGCACAAGCGCATGGTTGAAATGCTCAACAAGGGTGAAAGCCTGCCGGTGGACTTGAAAGGCCGGTTCATCTACTACGTTGGCCCGGTCGATCCGGTCGGTGACGAAGTGGTGGGGCCTGCCGGTCCTACAACGGCCACGCGTATGGACAAATTCACTCGTCAGATCCTTGAGCAGACCGGCCTGTTGGGCATGATCGGCAAGTCCGAGCGCGGCCCGACCGCCATCGAAGCAATCAGGGACAACAAAGCCGTTTACCTGATGGCCGTCGGTGGCGCCGCTTATCTTGTGGCGCAGGCCATCAAGAAATCCCAGGTACTGGCTTTCCCGGAACTGGGCATGGAAGCGATCTACGAGTTTGAGGTCAAGGACATGCCGGTCACTGTCGCGGTCGACAGCAAGGGCGAGTCGGTTCACATCACCGGTCCTGCCATCTGGCAGAAGAAGATCAGTGAGAGCCTGGCGGTGGAAGTGCAGTAA
- the olsB gene encoding L-ornithine N(alpha)-acyltransferase, with the protein MTQIASIRDTRTERRLQAERLIGGKALQEAQALRFSVFSGEFNARLKGAELGLDMDDYDVHCMHIGVRDLSSGRLVATTRLLDHKAANTLGRFYSEEEFSLHGLGHLQGPILELGRTCVDPAYRNGGTIAVLWSELAEILNEGGYSYLMGCASIPMQDGGVQAHAIMQRLRERYLCTEHLRAEPKNPLPKMDLPNNVICEMPPLLKAYMRLGAKICGEPCWDEDFQVADVFILLKRDELCPRYARHFKAAV; encoded by the coding sequence ATGACTCAGATCGCCAGCATTCGAGACACCCGAACCGAACGTCGCCTGCAGGCTGAGCGCCTGATCGGTGGGAAGGCCCTGCAGGAAGCACAGGCGTTGCGCTTCAGTGTGTTCAGCGGCGAGTTCAACGCCAGGCTCAAGGGTGCCGAACTGGGCCTGGACATGGATGATTACGACGTCCACTGCATGCACATCGGCGTGCGTGACCTGAGCAGCGGCCGCCTGGTCGCCACCACCCGCTTGCTGGACCACAAGGCGGCCAATACGCTGGGCCGCTTCTACAGCGAAGAAGAATTCAGCCTGCATGGCCTCGGCCATTTGCAGGGTCCGATCCTCGAACTCGGCCGGACCTGCGTTGACCCGGCCTACCGCAACGGCGGCACCATCGCCGTGTTGTGGAGCGAGCTGGCGGAAATCCTCAACGAAGGCGGCTACAGCTACCTGATGGGCTGCGCGAGCATCCCGATGCAGGACGGCGGCGTGCAGGCCCACGCGATCATGCAACGCCTGCGCGAACGCTATCTGTGCACTGAACACCTGCGCGCCGAGCCTAAGAATCCGCTGCCGAAGATGGACCTGCCCAACAACGTGATCTGTGAAATGCCGCCCCTGCTCAAGGCCTACATGCGCCTGGGCGCGAAGATCTGCGGCGAACCGTGCTGGGACGAAGACTTTCAGGTTGCCGACGTGTTCATTCTGCTCAAGCGCGACGAGTTGTGCCCGCGCTACGCCCGCCATTTCAAGGCAGCGGTTTAA
- a CDS encoding MFS transporter, giving the protein MPLSLLILALSAFAIGTTEFVIMGLLPDVARDLGVSIPGAGWLVTGYALGVAIGAPFMAMATSRLPRKAALVTLMGIFIIGNLLCALAADYNILMFARVVTALCHGAFFGIGSVVAAGLVPANRRASAVALMFTGLTLANVLGVPLGTALGQQAGWRSTFFAVTVIGIIAFIGLIRFLPSKRDEEKLDMRAELAALKGVGIWLSLSMTALFAASVFALFTYVAPLLGEVTGVSPLGVTWTLMLIGLGLTLGNIIGGKLADRRLAATLIGVFIAMAVISTVLSWTSTALIPAEVTLFLWATAAFAAVPALQINVVTFGKAAPNLVSTLNIGAFNVGNALGAWVGGSVIAHGFGLTTVPLAAGALAVLALLVTLINFRQRSDAELAPATS; this is encoded by the coding sequence GTGCCCCTTTCACTTCTCATTCTGGCCCTGAGCGCCTTTGCCATCGGGACAACCGAGTTCGTCATCATGGGTTTGCTTCCGGACGTCGCTCGCGACCTGGGCGTGAGCATTCCCGGCGCAGGCTGGCTGGTCACCGGCTACGCCCTGGGCGTCGCCATTGGCGCACCCTTCATGGCCATGGCCACTTCAAGACTGCCGCGCAAGGCCGCACTGGTGACGCTGATGGGGATTTTCATCATCGGCAACCTGCTCTGCGCACTGGCGGCGGACTACAACATTCTGATGTTCGCCCGCGTCGTCACGGCGCTGTGTCACGGGGCATTCTTCGGCATCGGCTCGGTGGTGGCGGCGGGTCTGGTGCCGGCCAACCGTCGTGCTTCAGCGGTTGCATTGATGTTCACCGGCCTGACCCTGGCCAACGTGCTGGGCGTGCCACTGGGCACCGCGCTGGGCCAGCAAGCCGGCTGGCGCTCGACGTTCTTCGCGGTAACAGTGATCGGCATCATCGCTTTCATCGGGCTGATCCGCTTTCTGCCGAGCAAGCGGGACGAAGAGAAGCTCGACATGCGCGCCGAACTCGCAGCACTTAAGGGCGTGGGAATCTGGTTGTCGTTGAGCATGACGGCGCTGTTCGCGGCGTCGGTGTTCGCCCTCTTCACCTACGTTGCGCCACTGCTGGGCGAGGTCACCGGGGTCTCGCCTCTGGGCGTGACCTGGACGCTGATGCTGATCGGTCTCGGCCTGACGCTGGGCAACATCATCGGCGGCAAACTCGCTGACCGGCGGCTTGCCGCGACGCTCATCGGCGTGTTCATTGCCATGGCCGTCATTTCCACGGTACTGAGCTGGACCAGCACGGCGCTGATCCCTGCCGAAGTCACCCTGTTCCTCTGGGCCACCGCTGCGTTCGCTGCCGTCCCTGCCCTGCAGATCAACGTCGTGACCTTCGGCAAAGCTGCGCCCAATCTGGTGTCGACCCTGAACATCGGCGCCTTCAACGTGGGCAACGCGCTCGGCGCATGGGTCGGCGGCAGCGTCATTGCCCACGGCTTCGGCCTTACCACTGTCCCGCTGGCCGCCGGTGCGTTGGCCGTGCTGGCGCTGCTGGTGACCCTGATCAATTTTCGTCAGCGCAGCGATGCCGAGTTGGCGCCTGCGACGAGCTGA
- a CDS encoding serine hydrolase domain-containing protein translates to MTRLMFTLALLIISCSAAAETWPSAQWSERPTTRNEAVSALESYAFPARDEATRKGVRTDALLIIHNGEVVYERYGGVTQADTPHLTWSISKSILASVLGVAFGEGRFKLEDPVATFYPPFNVHPDIKLQDLLHWASGLDWQEDYEYAPLNSSVVSMLYTRGRGDMARYTAEHGVASAPGTSYRYSSGDSTVLAAALKTMVGETAYADYPWTALFEPLGITSATWERDATGTFVGSSYAYMTARDLARIGLLMQRRGRWQDRQLLPQAWVDFNLKPFKSLTPTDEAPGGHWWLNTTADGKAGPWPDAPADTFAALGHWGQALYVIPSAGLVIVRYADDRDGSYDHNQLLKLALKAVVGEGDK, encoded by the coding sequence ATGACCCGCCTGATGTTTACCCTCGCGCTGTTGATCATCAGCTGTTCTGCCGCCGCCGAAACCTGGCCTTCCGCGCAGTGGTCCGAGCGACCGACTACTCGAAATGAAGCCGTTTCCGCCCTTGAGAGCTACGCCTTCCCGGCCCGCGACGAAGCCACCCGCAAAGGCGTGCGCACGGACGCGCTGCTGATCATTCACAACGGCGAAGTGGTGTATGAACGCTATGGCGGCGTGACCCAGGCAGACACCCCGCACCTGACCTGGTCGATCAGCAAAAGCATTCTGGCGAGCGTGCTCGGGGTTGCCTTTGGCGAAGGCCGTTTCAAGCTTGAAGACCCGGTGGCGACGTTTTATCCGCCGTTCAATGTTCATCCCGACATCAAGCTCCAGGACCTTTTGCACTGGGCTTCCGGGCTGGACTGGCAGGAAGATTATGAGTACGCGCCACTCAACTCATCCGTGGTGTCGATGCTCTACACCCGCGGACGCGGTGACATGGCGCGGTACACCGCCGAGCACGGCGTCGCCAGTGCGCCGGGCACTTCCTACCGTTACTCCAGCGGCGACAGCACCGTCCTCGCGGCCGCGCTGAAAACCATGGTCGGGGAAACCGCATACGCCGATTACCCGTGGACCGCACTCTTCGAACCGCTCGGAATCACCAGCGCGACGTGGGAGCGTGACGCCACAGGCACGTTCGTTGGTTCTTCCTACGCCTACATGACGGCGCGTGACCTGGCACGCATCGGTCTACTGATGCAACGACGCGGCCGCTGGCAAGACCGTCAGCTGCTGCCCCAAGCCTGGGTTGATTTCAATCTCAAGCCGTTCAAATCCCTGACCCCGACGGACGAAGCACCGGGCGGACACTGGTGGCTGAACACCACGGCGGACGGCAAAGCAGGACCGTGGCCCGATGCGCCGGCAGACACCTTTGCCGCGCTTGGGCATTGGGGGCAGGCGCTCTACGTCATCCCGAGTGCGGGGCTGGTGATCGTTCGATACGCCGACGATCGCGACGGCAGCTATGACCACAACCAACTGCTGAAACTGGCGCTGAAGGCTGTAGTCGGGGAGGGTGACAAATGA
- a CDS encoding ACP phosphodiesterase: MNYLAHLHLGGPAPAQLLGSLYGDFVKGLLPGRFPIDIEQGIRLHRRIDAFTDSHPLIKQALGRFPEARRRYAGIALDVFFDHCLARDWHRYSDEPLDDFTARVYRVLADEPVLPERLALVAPRMAAQDWLGSYRDFSVVGAALAGISRRLSRPEGLAGVYEELQALYQPLSDDFSAFYPEVRAFAQAALAAERSGMAG; encoded by the coding sequence ATGAATTACCTCGCACACCTGCACCTCGGCGGCCCGGCGCCAGCGCAATTGCTGGGCAGCTTGTACGGCGACTTCGTCAAGGGGCTGCTGCCCGGTCGTTTTCCCATCGATATCGAACAGGGGATCCGGCTGCACCGGCGTATCGATGCGTTCACCGATTCGCATCCGCTGATCAAGCAGGCGCTGGGAAGATTTCCCGAAGCGCGCCGACGCTATGCCGGCATTGCACTGGACGTATTTTTCGATCACTGCCTGGCGCGGGATTGGCATCGGTACTCCGATGAGCCGCTGGATGACTTCACGGCCAGGGTTTACCGCGTGCTGGCTGACGAACCTGTACTGCCGGAGCGGCTGGCGTTGGTTGCACCGCGCATGGCTGCCCAGGACTGGCTCGGTTCGTACCGTGATTTTTCGGTGGTGGGCGCGGCCCTCGCGGGGATATCGCGACGCCTTTCACGCCCCGAAGGGCTGGCCGGCGTCTACGAAGAGCTGCAAGCGTTGTATCAACCGCTAAGCGATGACTTCAGCGCGTTTTATCCTGAAGTCCGCGCGTTTGCTCAAGCCGCTTTGGCGGCAGAGCGCAGCGGCATGGCAGGCTGA
- a CDS encoding alkene reductase, with product MTTIFDPIKMGDLELPNRIIMAPLTRCRADEGRVPNAMMAEYYVQRASAGLIISEATSVTPMGVGYPDTPGIWSNDQVRGWSNVTKAVHAAGGKIVLQLWHVGRVSHPSYLNGETPVAPSAIQPKGHVSLVRPLSDYVTPRALELAEIEEVVDAYRIGAENAKAAGFDGVEIHGANGYLLDQFLQSSTNTRTDAYGGSLENRARLLLEVTDAAIEVWGAGRVGVHLAPRADSHDMGDANLAETFTYVASELGKRGIAFICARERELDDSLGPRLKEAFGGVFIANEKFTKASANEWLASGKADAVAFGVPFIANPDLPARLAKDAPLNEPHPETFYGKGAEGYLDYPTL from the coding sequence ATGACCACGATTTTTGACCCCATCAAAATGGGCGACCTGGAATTGCCCAACCGCATCATCATGGCGCCGCTGACCCGCTGCCGCGCCGACGAAGGCCGAGTGCCCAACGCGATGATGGCCGAGTATTACGTCCAGCGCGCCTCGGCAGGCCTGATCATCAGCGAAGCCACGTCGGTGACGCCGATGGGCGTTGGCTACCCGGACACCCCGGGCATCTGGTCCAATGATCAAGTGCGCGGCTGGTCGAACGTCACCAAAGCGGTACACGCCGCCGGTGGCAAAATCGTCCTGCAACTGTGGCACGTCGGCCGTGTTTCTCATCCGAGCTACTTGAACGGCGAAACGCCGGTGGCCCCGAGCGCCATTCAGCCAAAAGGCCATGTGAGCCTGGTGCGCCCGCTGTCTGATTACGTGACACCGCGTGCACTGGAGTTGGCCGAGATCGAGGAAGTCGTCGACGCTTATCGCATCGGTGCCGAGAACGCCAAAGCCGCCGGTTTTGACGGCGTGGAGATCCATGGCGCCAACGGTTATCTGCTCGACCAGTTCCTGCAAAGCAGCACCAATACCCGTACGGACGCCTATGGCGGTTCGTTGGAAAACCGCGCTCGTCTGCTGCTGGAAGTGACCGACGCTGCGATTGAGGTCTGGGGCGCCGGCCGCGTTGGCGTGCACCTGGCACCGCGTGCCGATTCCCACGACATGGGCGACGCCAACCTGGCCGAAACTTTCACTTACGTGGCCAGTGAACTGGGCAAGCGCGGCATCGCGTTCATCTGCGCCCGCGAACGTGAACTCGACGACAGCCTGGGCCCACGCCTGAAAGAAGCGTTCGGCGGCGTGTTCATCGCTAACGAGAAATTCACCAAAGCCAGCGCCAACGAATGGCTCGCCAGCGGCAAGGCCGACGCCGTTGCATTCGGCGTGCCTTTCATTGCCAACCCGGACTTGCCTGCGCGCCTTGCCAAAGACGCACCGCTCAACGAACCTCATCCCGAAACCTTCTACGGCAAGGGCGCCGAAGGGTATCTGGATTATCCGACGCTGTAA
- a CDS encoding phospholipase D-like domain-containing protein — protein MRGAIFPWREENQFDLLIDGPAFFPRMIAAIEGAQHQIELELYLVEAGACAEAVVQALVGAAQRGVIVRCLFDGFGSAAFTIGLRKRLTEAGVILRIYNPVHWQRGLRNLYRDHRKLLLVDKELAVVGGTGVTDEFWRPDVNSSEWHEVMVEIRGPMVVDWQMLFDRQFHANPRRRAWRPAEKFGLPRLPRAPFGGEGLGRVAYADSRQNKDIVQSLVRALNTAETRIWLATPYFLPTWKVRRALRRASSRGVDVRLLLTGPRTDHPSVRYAGHRYYPRLLKAQVRIFEYQPCFLHLKMVLIDDWVSVGSCNFDHWNLRFNLEANLEAIDPALTLAVADSFTRDFAVSSEVSLKDWKSRPLWRRVQQRVWGWLDRLVVNVLDRRG, from the coding sequence ATGAGGGGTGCGATCTTCCCGTGGCGCGAAGAAAACCAGTTCGACCTGCTGATTGACGGCCCGGCTTTTTTCCCGCGAATGATCGCCGCCATCGAAGGCGCACAGCACCAAATCGAACTCGAGCTGTATCTGGTGGAAGCCGGGGCGTGTGCCGAAGCGGTGGTGCAGGCGCTGGTGGGAGCGGCGCAGCGCGGCGTGATTGTGCGCTGCCTGTTCGATGGCTTCGGCTCGGCGGCGTTCACGATCGGCCTGCGCAAACGGCTGACCGAGGCCGGAGTGATTTTGCGGATCTATAACCCTGTCCATTGGCAGCGAGGCCTGCGCAACCTTTATCGAGATCACCGCAAGCTGCTGCTGGTCGACAAAGAGCTGGCGGTGGTGGGCGGCACGGGTGTGACTGACGAATTCTGGCGCCCGGACGTGAACAGCAGTGAATGGCATGAAGTCATGGTCGAAATCCGCGGCCCCATGGTGGTGGACTGGCAAATGCTGTTCGACCGGCAGTTTCACGCCAACCCCCGGCGACGGGCATGGCGGCCAGCGGAGAAGTTTGGCTTGCCGCGCCTGCCCAGAGCGCCGTTTGGCGGAGAGGGACTGGGGCGCGTGGCGTATGCCGACTCCCGCCAGAACAAGGACATTGTGCAGTCGCTGGTACGCGCCCTGAATACCGCTGAAACGCGCATCTGGCTGGCGACGCCTTATTTCCTGCCCACCTGGAAAGTCCGCCGTGCGCTGCGTCGTGCGTCCTCGCGTGGCGTAGACGTGCGCCTGTTACTGACCGGACCGCGCACCGATCACCCATCGGTTCGCTACGCCGGCCACCGTTACTACCCGCGCTTGCTCAAGGCGCAGGTGAGGATATTCGAATACCAGCCGTGCTTCCTGCACCTGAAGATGGTGCTGATCGACGATTGGGTGAGTGTGGGTTCGTGCAACTTCGACCACTGGAATCTGCGCTTCAATCTGGAAGCCAACCTTGAGGCGATCGACCCGGCGCTTACCCTTGCGGTAGCCGACAGTTTCACCCGTGATTTTGCCGTGAGCAGCGAAGTCAGCCTGAAGGACTGGAAATCCCGGCCCTTGTGGCGGCGGGTGCAACAGCGGGTGTGGGGGTGGCTGGACCGGTTGGTGGTCAATGTGCTGGATCGGCGCGGTTAG
- a CDS encoding lysophospholipid acyltransferase family protein — protein sequence MSRLRSHARVARVLWVIGLGLAIAGTFTLMERLRIGNSMVRRQRWTAWFMRRLSAALPFRVKVSGTLPREPMLWVSNHVSWTDIPLLGMLAPLSFLSKAEVRTWPVAGWLALKAGTLFIRRGSGDSKLIQKQMGQHLVARHSLVIFPEGTTTDGRSLRTFHGRLLSSAIETGVALQPVAIQYLRDGRPDPIAPFIGDDDLLSHLRRLFANDVSEVHIQLLSPIASRGKERAALAFEAQDAVKVALFGEAAQPAMPLRSAAKAA from the coding sequence ATGAGCAGGTTGCGCAGCCATGCGCGTGTGGCCCGGGTGCTCTGGGTGATCGGCCTGGGTCTGGCCATCGCCGGCACGTTTACGTTGATGGAGCGCTTGCGCATCGGCAACTCAATGGTGCGTCGGCAGCGCTGGACTGCCTGGTTCATGAGGCGCCTGAGTGCGGCGCTGCCGTTCCGGGTGAAGGTGAGCGGCACCCTGCCGCGCGAGCCCATGCTGTGGGTGAGCAATCATGTGTCCTGGACGGACATTCCACTGCTGGGGATGCTGGCACCGCTGTCGTTCCTGTCCAAAGCCGAGGTGCGCACCTGGCCGGTGGCTGGCTGGCTGGCCCTGAAGGCCGGCACCCTGTTCATTCGCAGGGGTTCGGGCGACAGCAAGCTGATTCAGAAGCAAATGGGTCAGCATCTCGTCGCCAGGCATTCGCTGGTGATCTTCCCGGAAGGCACGACCACTGATGGCCGCAGCCTGCGCACCTTTCATGGCCGGTTACTCTCGAGCGCGATTGAAACCGGTGTGGCGCTGCAACCCGTGGCCATCCAGTACCTGCGCGACGGCCGCCCGGACCCCATTGCGCCCTTCATCGGCGACGACGATCTGCTGTCGCACTTGCGGCGGCTGTTCGCCAATGACGTGAGTGAAGTGCATATCCAGCTGCTATCGCCCATCGCGTCTCGCGGCAAGGAACGTGCAGCGCTGGCGTTTGAAGCACAGGACGCAGTGAAGGTCGCGCTGTTTGGTGAAGCGGCTCAGCCTGCCATGCCGCTGCGCTCTGCCGCCAAAGCGGCTTGA
- a CDS encoding GGDEF domain-containing protein, translating to MTAQTIQRLLLKRFALATGTYVLGLMLVWMAYFTGYYHASFFGIWCTSVLVLFCQAALSLVFFGGYNRRFKDPSLTEFQVLVGLGWQTFLISHVESARGTFLVVYVLVLMFGLFHLRPSVFARCAFFALLGFAGVNLWDASHGRLADPGLAVIQTCALFIVFSWLCLFARFVQNSRNRMHQRRITLQAHQETLRGMMLQLEELASTDELTNLYNRRHFLRIATRELEHMDGNYTAGLALIDLDHFKRVNDIHGHAAGDRVLQMFGKIAAQCLRSDDILARYGGEEFVLLIPRCTRAQLVDCCERIRLAFTRVTLPEFPELDLSLSIGMSVIERGDLMDRALQRADQSLYRAKHQGRNRCHGAWDYADA from the coding sequence GTGACTGCCCAAACCATCCAGCGTTTATTGCTGAAACGCTTCGCACTTGCTACCGGCACCTACGTGCTGGGGCTGATGCTCGTATGGATGGCCTATTTTACCGGCTATTACCATGCGTCCTTCTTCGGCATCTGGTGCACCAGCGTGCTGGTGCTCTTCTGCCAGGCTGCCCTGAGCCTGGTGTTCTTTGGAGGATACAACCGGCGTTTCAAAGACCCCAGCCTGACCGAGTTCCAGGTGCTGGTGGGGCTGGGCTGGCAGACGTTTCTGATCAGCCACGTCGAGTCCGCGCGCGGCACCTTTCTGGTGGTGTACGTCTTGGTGCTGATGTTCGGTCTGTTTCATTTGCGGCCCAGTGTCTTCGCCCGGTGCGCTTTTTTTGCGCTGCTGGGATTCGCCGGCGTCAATCTCTGGGACGCCAGCCACGGACGACTCGCTGATCCGGGCCTTGCCGTGATTCAAACCTGTGCGCTGTTTATCGTTTTCTCCTGGCTGTGCCTGTTTGCGCGGTTCGTGCAGAACTCGCGCAACCGTATGCATCAGCGCCGGATTACCCTGCAGGCGCACCAGGAAACCCTTCGCGGGATGATGCTGCAGCTCGAGGAACTGGCCTCCACCGACGAACTGACCAATCTCTATAACCGCCGTCACTTCTTGCGCATTGCCACCCGCGAGCTGGAGCACATGGATGGCAATTACACCGCCGGGCTGGCCTTGATCGATCTTGACCATTTCAAGCGGGTCAACGACATTCACGGCCACGCGGCCGGTGACCGGGTGCTGCAGATGTTCGGTAAAATCGCGGCGCAATGCCTGCGATCCGACGATATCCTCGCGCGCTATGGCGGTGAGGAGTTCGTGCTGCTGATCCCGCGCTGCACGCGTGCGCAATTGGTCGATTGCTGCGAGCGCATCAGGCTGGCGTTCACCCGCGTCACGCTGCCCGAATTTCCCGAGCTGGACCTGAGCCTTTCGATCGGCATGTCCGTGATCGAGCGCGGCGACCTTATGGATCGGGCATTGCAGCGCGCCGACCAGTCGCTGTATCGCGCCAAGCATCAGGGCCGCAACCGTTGTCACGGCGCCTGGGATTACGCCGATGCCTGA
- a CDS encoding ArsR/SmtB family transcription factor translates to MPIDIDEIIKALAHPVRRQILDWLKDPAATFPDQHHTVDGGVCAGQIDQRAGLSQSTISAHLATLQRAGLITSQKHGQWHFFKRNDAVIQAFLQQLAERL, encoded by the coding sequence ATGCCAATCGACATCGACGAAATCATCAAAGCCCTCGCGCACCCGGTGCGGCGTCAAATCCTGGACTGGTTGAAAGATCCCGCGGCGACCTTCCCCGACCAGCATCACACGGTCGACGGCGGCGTCTGTGCCGGGCAGATCGACCAGCGCGCCGGACTGTCGCAATCAACGATTTCAGCGCACCTGGCGACCCTGCAGCGCGCCGGGCTGATCACCAGCCAGAAGCATGGCCAGTGGCATTTCTTCAAACGCAACGACGCCGTCATTCAGGCCTTCTTGCAACAACTGGCCGAGCGGCTCTGA